In Leptidea sinapis chromosome 8, ilLepSina1.1, whole genome shotgun sequence, a single window of DNA contains:
- the LOC126965762 gene encoding 1-acyl-sn-glycerol-3-phosphate acyltransferase alpha-like codes for MSYSWILSSSIGFYFILLILLVTFRSARPKLKYIYKFAVFSFVSNLLACLCCLFFVLRPRNVNNVKISAKVLKHVTKLIGITWEIRNKHVLMEDGEAIVTANHQSCLDLLGVLHVWEIVKKMTLVAKKEVFYTGPIGIAGYLTGIVYIDRNDPKKAYKELCNTSQIMATHKTKIWIYPEGTRNGDYSKMLRFKNGAFAMAIAAQKPIIPVVFSPMYFINHEKMIFEEGHVILQCLEPIPTEGMTMDDVVNLKERVRNVMEKAYVELSKEVQSSKTKDIMFSPSYNIIK; via the exons ATGTCATATTCGTGGATTCTCAGTTCCAGTATTGGATTCTATTTTATACTTCTCATATTATTAGTGACATTTCGTAGTGCAAGACCAAaacttaagtatatatataagtttgCGGTGTTTTCTTTCGTGTCAAATCTTCTTGCTTGTCTCTGTTGCCTTTTTTTTGTACTAAGGCCAAGAAATGTGAATAATGTTAA AATTTCCGCCAAAGTACTAAAGCATGTTACGAAATTAATCGGTATTACATGGGAAATCCGTAATAAGCACGTGTTGATGGAAGATGGAGAGGCCATCGTAACTGCCAATCATCAATCTTGTCTGGATCTTCTTG GTGTTTTACATGTATGGGAGATAGTGAAAAAGATGACACTAGTGGCTAAAAAAGAAGTGTTTTATACAGGTCCTATTGGAATAGCAGGCTACTTAACTGGAATCGTATACATTGATAGAAATGATCCTAAGAAAGCCTATAAGGAACTCTGTAATACTTCCCAAATTATGGCTACACATAAG ACAAAGATATGGATATACCCCGAAGGCACGCGAAACGGAGACTATTCTAAAATGCTACGTTTTAAAAATGGAGCATTCGCTATGGCTATAGCTGCGCAGAAACCTATAATACCTGTTGTATTTTCgccaatgtattttattaaccacgaaaaaatgatttttgaagaag GTCATGTTATATTGCAGTGCTTGGAACCAATACCAACGGAAGGAATGACCATGGATGATGTCGTCAACCTCAAAGAAAGAGTTCGTAATGTGATGGAAAAAGCCTATGTAGAACTATCTAAGGAAGTCCAAAGctccaaaacaaaagatattatgtttagtccatcttataatataattaagtaa